In Desulfuromonas sp. KJ2020, a single window of DNA contains:
- a CDS encoding 2-isopropylmalate synthase, whose product MGCGRNINEEMEAMSDAKTVIIFDTTLRDGEQSPGASMNIEEKLRIAHQLEKMNVDVIEAGFPIASEGDFEAVKKIAQTIKGCQIAGLCRANDKDIDRAWEALKYAGERGRIHTFIATSDIHMKYKLKMSEDEVVETAVKAVKRAAAYTPNVEFSAEDAVRTRLPFLARVVEAVIEAGARTVNIPDTVGYTIPSEYSRIITYLRENVPNIDQAVISVHCHNDLGLAVANSLAAVQAGAQQVECTINGIGERAGNCSLEEVVMALRTRQDILPFQTKVVTEHIYPTSKLLATITGITVQPNKAIVGANAFAHEAGIHQHGVLMEKSTYEIMTPESIGLNQNKLVLGKHSGRHAFIQRLQELGYDLGKEDIEKAFVRFKALADQKKEIFDEDLDAIVADEIIRGPEKFKLLQMNVSSGSFAAPTATVQLEIDGKIRKTAVMGDGPVDATFKAIKKLAKTNARLLHFSVGAITGGTDAQGECTVRLEDAGREVLGQGAHPDIIVASAKAYINALNKLSSGMSRTRIHL is encoded by the coding sequence CATCAGTTGGAAAAGATGAACGTTGATGTCATCGAAGCCGGTTTTCCTATTGCCTCGGAGGGGGACTTCGAAGCGGTAAAGAAAATAGCCCAGACCATCAAGGGGTGTCAGATTGCCGGGCTGTGTCGCGCCAACGACAAGGATATCGACAGGGCCTGGGAAGCCTTGAAGTATGCCGGGGAGCGCGGTCGCATTCACACCTTTATCGCCACCAGCGATATCCACATGAAGTACAAGCTCAAGATGAGCGAAGACGAAGTGGTCGAAACGGCGGTCAAAGCCGTTAAGCGAGCTGCCGCCTACACCCCCAATGTGGAGTTCTCGGCCGAGGATGCCGTGCGCACCCGCCTGCCTTTTTTGGCCCGGGTTGTCGAAGCCGTCATCGAGGCCGGCGCCCGTACCGTCAATATCCCGGACACGGTAGGCTACACCATCCCGTCGGAGTACTCGCGAATTATCACCTACCTTCGGGAAAACGTACCCAATATCGACCAGGCGGTTATTTCCGTCCACTGCCATAACGACCTCGGTCTTGCTGTCGCCAATTCTCTCGCCGCGGTTCAGGCCGGCGCGCAGCAGGTTGAATGCACCATCAATGGCATCGGCGAGCGAGCCGGCAACTGCTCGCTTGAGGAAGTGGTCATGGCCTTGCGCACCAGGCAGGACATCCTTCCGTTTCAGACCAAGGTCGTCACGGAGCACATTTATCCGACCAGCAAGCTCCTCGCCACCATTACGGGAATTACCGTGCAGCCCAACAAGGCGATCGTCGGTGCCAACGCGTTTGCCCATGAAGCTGGCATCCATCAGCATGGCGTGCTGATGGAAAAATCTACCTACGAAATTATGACGCCCGAGTCCATCGGCCTCAACCAGAACAAGCTGGTGCTCGGCAAGCATTCGGGGCGCCATGCCTTTATTCAGCGTCTTCAGGAACTGGGCTACGATCTGGGCAAGGAGGATATCGAAAAAGCCTTTGTGCGCTTTAAGGCGCTTGCTGATCAGAAAAAAGAAATTTTCGATGAGGATTTGGACGCTATTGTGGCTGATGAAATTATCCGGGGACCTGAGAAATTCAAGCTGTTGCAGATGAATGTATCCTCCGGATCCTTTGCGGCTCCCACGGCCACCGTTCAGCTTGAAATCGACGGCAAGATCCGCAAGACTGCTGTCATGGGCGACGGCCCGGTTGACGCCACTTTCAAGGCGATCAAGAAACTGGCCAAAACCAATGCCCGTCTGCTCCATTTTTCGGTCGGGGCCATTACCGGTGGTACCGACGCGCAAGGCGAATGCACCGTACGCCTTGAAGATGCCGGTCGCGAGGTTCTCGGCCAGGGGGCTCATCCAGATATTATCGTGGCAAGCGCCAAGGCCTATATTAACGCCTTGAACAAGCTTTCCAGCGGTATGAGCCGGACGAGGATCCATCTTTAG
- a CDS encoding 3-isopropylmalate dehydratase large subunit: MGKTITEKIFEAHLRDEPFPGTMVLDLDRVLCHEITTPVAIADLAWRGKDRVFDSTKIKAVIDHVTPSKDSKTATQAKMLRDWARRHGIRDFFDVGHNGVCHALFPEKGYIRPGFTVIMGDSHTCTHGAFGAFAAGVGTTDLEVGILKGVCAFRTPKTIRVDLVGQLPEGVYAKDVILYVIGHLGVNGATDRVIEFRGSVVDEFSMEARMTLCNMAIEAGGTCGICMPDMTTVDYLWPFIAGEYASREAALEQYRQWCSDEDAVYEKVLQFDVSTLEPQVTFGYKPDCVKPVAEMAGTPVDQIYIGTCTNGRIEDLRVAAAILKGKKIADSVRGIVSPATPKIFNDALQEGIIQIFMDSGFCVTNPTCGACLGMSNGVLAEGEVAASTSNRNFNGRMGKGGMVHLMSPATAAATALTGVITDPRQA, translated from the coding sequence ATGGGAAAGACCATTACCGAAAAGATTTTTGAAGCGCACCTGCGGGACGAGCCCTTTCCTGGCACCATGGTGCTCGATCTCGATCGGGTATTGTGTCACGAAATTACGACTCCGGTCGCCATTGCCGACCTGGCTTGGCGGGGTAAGGACCGGGTGTTCGACAGTACCAAAATCAAGGCAGTTATCGACCATGTCACGCCTTCTAAAGACAGCAAGACGGCCACTCAGGCCAAGATGCTGCGCGATTGGGCCCGCCGACATGGTATTCGTGACTTCTTCGATGTCGGGCATAATGGCGTCTGTCACGCCCTTTTTCCTGAAAAAGGGTATATCCGGCCTGGGTTTACGGTCATTATGGGAGACAGTCACACCTGCACCCACGGGGCCTTTGGGGCTTTTGCTGCCGGTGTGGGGACGACTGATCTTGAAGTGGGTATTCTCAAGGGGGTCTGTGCTTTCCGCACCCCCAAGACCATCCGCGTGGATCTGGTCGGCCAGTTGCCCGAGGGCGTTTATGCCAAGGACGTTATCCTTTACGTCATCGGTCATCTCGGGGTCAATGGGGCGACCGATCGCGTCATCGAATTCCGTGGTTCGGTCGTTGACGAGTTTTCCATGGAAGCGCGCATGACCCTGTGCAATATGGCGATCGAGGCCGGAGGGACCTGCGGTATCTGCATGCCCGACATGACCACTGTCGATTATCTCTGGCCTTTTATCGCTGGCGAATATGCCTCTCGGGAGGCCGCCTTGGAACAATATCGTCAATGGTGTTCCGACGAGGATGCCGTCTACGAGAAAGTGCTCCAGTTCGATGTTTCAACGCTGGAACCGCAGGTGACCTTCGGGTACAAGCCTGATTGTGTCAAGCCCGTCGCTGAAATGGCGGGTACGCCTGTGGATCAGATCTATATCGGCACCTGCACCAATGGGCGGATTGAAGATCTTCGGGTCGCCGCGGCCATCCTCAAGGGGAAGAAGATTGCCGACAGCGTGCGGGGAATTGTCTCGCCCGCTACGCCTAAAATATTTAACGACGCTCTCCAGGAGGGGATCATCCAGATTTTCATGGATAGCGGATTCTGCGTGACCAACCCGACCTGCGGAGCCTGTCTGGGTATGAGTAACGGGGTGTTGGCCGAGGGGGAGGTCGCTGCTTCCACCAGCAACCGTAATTTTAACGGGCGGATGGGCAAGGGGGGAATGGTCCATCTCATGAGCCCCGCGACCGCCGCAGCCACGGCCCTGACCGGTGTCATTACCGACCCCCGCCAGGCCTGA
- the leuB gene encoding 3-isopropylmalate dehydrogenase has translation MSKEFKIAVLPGDGIGPEVMEEALKVLDAVEKKFEVRFERAFANVGGAGIDNEGKALPATTVDLCKASDAILFGSVGGPKWESLPPDEQPERGALLPLRKIFGLYANLRPAIIFPALTGASSLKEEVIEGGFNVLVVRELTGGIYFSQPKGIEGAGDDRVGVDTMRYSVPEIERIAHVAFQAAQKRGKKLCSIDKANVLSTSVLWREVVIGIAKQYPDVELSHMYVDNAAMQLVRWPKQFDVLLCENMFGDILSDEAAMLTGSLGMLPSASLAEGSFGMYEPSGGSAPDIAGQGVANPIAQILSAAMMLRYSFGLTDAAEAIESAVEKVLEQGYRTRDIYQKKANEKLVNTKEIGDAIVAAL, from the coding sequence ATGTCCAAAGAATTCAAAATTGCCGTTTTGCCTGGAGACGGGATTGGTCCTGAAGTGATGGAAGAGGCCCTGAAGGTGCTTGACGCGGTTGAGAAGAAGTTTGAGGTCCGTTTCGAGCGTGCCTTTGCCAACGTCGGAGGTGCCGGCATAGACAACGAAGGCAAGGCCCTGCCCGCCACCACGGTCGATCTCTGCAAGGCGTCGGATGCCATCTTGTTCGGTAGTGTCGGCGGCCCCAAGTGGGAATCGTTGCCGCCGGATGAACAGCCCGAGCGAGGTGCTCTGCTCCCTCTGCGTAAAATTTTCGGTCTTTATGCCAATCTGCGTCCGGCCATCATCTTCCCGGCCTTGACCGGGGCCTCCAGTCTCAAGGAAGAGGTCATCGAGGGGGGCTTTAATGTCCTGGTGGTGCGCGAATTGACCGGGGGCATCTATTTTTCCCAGCCCAAGGGTATTGAGGGGGCAGGGGATGATCGGGTCGGTGTCGATACGATGCGATATTCCGTTCCCGAGATTGAGCGCATTGCGCATGTGGCTTTCCAGGCGGCGCAGAAGCGGGGCAAGAAACTGTGCTCTATCGATAAAGCCAACGTGTTATCTACCTCTGTCCTCTGGCGTGAGGTCGTTATCGGTATCGCCAAGCAGTATCCCGATGTCGAATTGAGCCATATGTATGTGGATAATGCGGCCATGCAGCTTGTGCGCTGGCCCAAGCAGTTTGACGTGCTGCTTTGTGAAAACATGTTCGGTGATATCCTGTCCGATGAAGCGGCCATGCTGACCGGCTCTCTTGGCATGCTGCCTTCGGCTTCGCTCGCGGAAGGCTCCTTCGGCATGTACGAGCCGTCCGGCGGCAGCGCTCCCGATATTGCCGGTCAGGGCGTGGCCAATCCCATCGCCCAGATCCTTTCGGCTGCGATGATGCTGCGTTATTCCTTCGGGTTGACAGACGCAGCAGAAGCCATTGAGTCGGCCGTGGAGAAGGTTCTTGAGCAGGGATACCGTACCCGCGACATTTACCAGAAAAAAGCCAATGAAAAACTGGTCAATACCAAGGAGATCGGTGACGCGATCGTCGCCGCTCTATAG
- the asd gene encoding aspartate-semialdehyde dehydrogenase, whose protein sequence is MKVGLIGWRGMVGSVLMQRMQEEDDFSGIEPVFFSTSQAGAPAPMGAGTLKNADDIDELKKLDVILTCQGGDYTKAIHPQLRQAGWKGYWIDAASSLRMEKDAVIILDPVNRNVIDQALVNGQKDFIGGNCTVSLMLMALGGLFRAGLVEWLTSMTYQAASGAGAPNMRELLSQMGALHGTVAPLLQDPASAILDIDRQVTAALRDGTLPTKEFGYPLAGSLLPWIDREVEDGQSREEWKGYAETNKILGTQQPIAIDGICVRVGAMRCHSQALTIRLTKDVPMADIEALIKNDNDWVKLVPNTKADSLEQLTPTAVSGTLSIPVGRLRKMKMGPQYLSAFTCGDQLLWGAAEPLRRMLRILREQ, encoded by the coding sequence ATGAAAGTCGGTCTTATCGGTTGGCGTGGCATGGTCGGCTCGGTCCTTATGCAGCGCATGCAGGAGGAGGATGATTTCTCCGGCATCGAGCCCGTTTTCTTCTCAACTTCCCAGGCGGGAGCGCCCGCTCCCATGGGGGCTGGCACCCTGAAAAATGCGGATGATATCGATGAACTAAAAAAACTCGATGTCATTCTGACCTGTCAGGGCGGAGACTACACCAAGGCCATACACCCCCAATTGCGTCAGGCTGGCTGGAAGGGGTACTGGATCGACGCGGCCAGTAGCCTGCGTATGGAAAAAGATGCGGTCATCATTCTTGATCCCGTCAACCGCAATGTGATCGACCAGGCCCTGGTCAACGGACAGAAAGATTTTATCGGCGGCAACTGTACCGTCAGTCTCATGCTGATGGCGCTGGGAGGACTGTTCCGGGCCGGTCTGGTCGAGTGGTTGACCTCCATGACCTATCAGGCGGCCTCCGGCGCCGGCGCCCCCAATATGCGTGAATTGCTCAGTCAAATGGGCGCTCTGCATGGAACGGTGGCGCCCCTGCTCCAGGACCCGGCCTCTGCCATTCTCGATATTGATCGCCAGGTGACTGCGGCGCTGCGTGACGGCACCCTGCCAACCAAAGAGTTTGGTTATCCCCTGGCCGGCAGCCTCCTGCCCTGGATTGATCGGGAGGTAGAGGACGGGCAAAGTCGCGAGGAGTGGAAAGGCTATGCCGAAACCAATAAGATTCTGGGAACCCAGCAGCCCATTGCGATTGACGGCATCTGTGTTCGTGTGGGCGCCATGCGCTGTCACAGTCAGGCCCTGACGATCCGCCTGACCAAGGATGTGCCGATGGCTGACATTGAAGCCCTCATAAAGAACGACAACGATTGGGTCAAGCTGGTGCCCAACACCAAGGCTGACTCGCTGGAGCAATTGACCCCGACAGCTGTTTCGGGGACCCTGTCCATACCTGTTGGCCGCCTGCGCAAAATGAAGATGGGGCCCCAGTACCTGTCGGCCTTCACTTGTGGCGATCAGCTTTTGTGGGGAGCGGCGGAGCCGCTGCGGCGTATGCTTCGCATTCTTCGTGAACAGTGA
- the leuD gene encoding 3-isopropylmalate dehydratase small subunit, with protein sequence MNGKKVFEGPAIFLDRSDINTDEIIPAKYLTEVTKEALQPYMLEDLKLEGFDPKGDKLRNARVVVSRENFGCGSSREHAPWVFEVNGVHTIIAESYARIFRQNMFNGGMLAIELPKADLDRLFDLEKKGEVTISVDLKSQTITAATAVTTEAFSFEISPFDKALVEAGGWVEFADARY encoded by the coding sequence ATGAATGGTAAAAAAGTTTTTGAAGGACCGGCCATTTTTCTGGATCGGTCCGATATCAATACCGACGAAATCATCCCGGCCAAATATCTGACAGAGGTCACCAAGGAGGCTCTGCAGCCTTACATGCTGGAAGACCTCAAGCTTGAAGGCTTCGATCCCAAGGGCGACAAGCTTCGTAATGCGCGCGTTGTCGTGAGCCGGGAAAATTTCGGCTGTGGGTCGTCGCGTGAGCATGCGCCCTGGGTTTTTGAAGTCAACGGGGTGCACACCATCATCGCCGAAAGTTATGCCCGGATTTTTCGGCAAAATATGTTCAATGGCGGTATGCTGGCCATTGAACTGCCCAAGGCTGACCTTGACCGGCTTTTTGATCTGGAGAAAAAGGGAGAAGTCACCATTTCCGTCGATTTGAAATCGCAGACGATCACCGCGGCGACGGCGGTCACGACGGAAGCCTTCTCGTTTGAAATTTCTCCTTTTGACAAGGCGTTGGTTGAGGCCGGGGGATGGGTTGAATTTGCGGATGCGCGCTATTAA